In Streptomyces canus, one DNA window encodes the following:
- a CDS encoding type II secretion system F family protein, whose amino-acid sequence MSAEVVHRLGAVAGAALVIAWLTRWAAAARHERRVRRRLGELLAAAQTTAEGPRFEARDLVRRWLPVVGVGCAGWVLVGGVAGVVVGLVVAAGSWRWRLRQTAGAGAEEADAREAARQLPLAADLLAACIAAGAGPVIAAQAVGEALGGPVGEGLARGAAEVRLGGEPGEAWRKLASTPGAGTLARLLERADVTGLPAAGPAAALAADARADWGRTATARARRAAVLVTAPVGLCFLPAFIAVGVLPIVIGLAGGVLGGGGR is encoded by the coding sequence ATGAGCGCGGAAGTTGTCCACAGGCTGGGGGCAGTTGCGGGGGCGGCACTGGTGATCGCCTGGCTCACCCGGTGGGCCGCGGCGGCGCGGCATGAGCGCAGAGTGCGGCGGCGGCTCGGAGAGTTGCTGGCCGCTGCGCAGACCACGGCCGAGGGCCCGCGGTTCGAGGCTCGGGATCTCGTGCGGCGGTGGCTGCCCGTGGTCGGCGTCGGGTGTGCCGGGTGGGTGCTGGTCGGCGGAGTCGCCGGTGTCGTGGTCGGACTGGTCGTCGCGGCGGGCTCGTGGAGGTGGCGGCTACGGCAGACGGCCGGCGCGGGTGCCGAGGAGGCCGACGCGCGCGAGGCGGCCCGGCAACTGCCGCTCGCCGCGGACCTGCTGGCCGCCTGCATCGCGGCGGGCGCCGGTCCGGTCATCGCGGCCCAGGCCGTGGGTGAGGCGCTGGGCGGTCCCGTGGGTGAGGGACTCGCGCGCGGGGCGGCGGAGGTACGGCTCGGCGGCGAACCGGGCGAGGCCTGGCGGAAGCTCGCCTCGACACCGGGCGCCGGGACGCTGGCGCGGCTGCTGGAACGCGCCGATGTGACGGGGCTGCCCGCGGCCGGACCGGCTGCCGCGCTCGCGGCGGACGCCCGCGCCGATTGGGGGCGCACCGCGACGGCACGGGCCCGGCGGGCGGCCGTGCTGGTCACCGCGCCGGTGGGGCTGTGTTTCCTGCCCGCGTTCATCGCCGTCGGCGTGCTGCCGATCGTGATCGGGCTCGCGGGTGGAGTGCTGGGAGGGGGTGGGCGATGA